The Thermomicrobiales bacterium genome includes a region encoding these proteins:
- the queG gene encoding tRNA epoxyqueuosine(34) reductase QueG, whose product MSRADLAAIARQHGLVVAGVASAEPFNTARDYIIDHIERGHTAGMPWFTVERTREAADPRTLHDRVESIISVGVPFWTGAAEPPDDGVLRGRIARYAWGRDYHKTLKRRMVAMVDSLEQHIGRPLESRTLADTARIFDRAVAERAGTGWVGKNSMIIVPRHGSWVMLGEVLIDVDITPDLPLNRDCGRCTICLDRCPTGAIVAPYTIDTPRCLSFQTIEQAGAIPIDIRPLLGDWVFGCDVCQEVCPYTGAAREVDDPDVLPKSIDNAYPALDRLLTMSEPEYRETYRATAVLRTKRVGLARNAAVALGNIGEERDMPALETALRSHDEPLVRGHAAWALGHRYGAAAIASLEHAARNDPDDTVRSEVRNAFEAIV is encoded by the coding sequence GTGTCACGTGCGGATCTGGCGGCGATTGCTCGCCAGCACGGCCTTGTGGTCGCTGGTGTCGCCAGCGCCGAGCCATTCAACACCGCGCGTGACTACATCATCGACCATATCGAGCGCGGCCACACAGCCGGGATGCCGTGGTTCACGGTGGAGAGGACGCGTGAGGCAGCTGATCCACGGACACTGCACGATCGCGTCGAGTCGATCATTTCCGTCGGCGTGCCCTTCTGGACCGGTGCTGCCGAACCGCCCGATGATGGAGTATTGCGCGGTCGCATCGCTCGCTACGCCTGGGGACGTGATTATCACAAGACGCTGAAACGACGTATGGTCGCGATGGTGGACAGCCTGGAGCAACACATCGGGCGACCGCTGGAATCTCGCACGCTTGCCGACACAGCCCGCATCTTCGATCGCGCCGTCGCCGAACGCGCTGGCACTGGCTGGGTTGGCAAGAACTCAATGATCATCGTTCCGCGCCACGGTTCGTGGGTGATGCTCGGCGAGGTGCTGATCGACGTCGACATTACGCCAGATCTGCCGCTGAATCGCGACTGCGGACGTTGCACGATTTGTCTCGACCGGTGCCCAACCGGGGCGATCGTCGCACCGTACACGATCGACACCCCGCGCTGCCTGTCGTTCCAGACCATCGAACAGGCGGGCGCAATTCCAATCGATATCAGGCCGTTGCTGGGAGATTGGGTGTTCGGCTGCGATGTCTGCCAGGAGGTCTGCCCGTACACGGGCGCTGCTCGCGAAGTCGACGATCCCGATGTGCTGCCGAAATCGATCGACAATGCCTATCCAGCGCTGGATAGACTCCTGACGATGAGTGAACCGGAGTACCGGGAAACCTATCGCGCCACCGCGGTCCTGCGAACGAAACGGGTCGGTCTGGCGCGGAATGCCGCGGTCGCGCTTGGGAACATCGGCGAAGAACGCGACATGCCGGCGCTGGAAACGGCACTTCGTTCACACGACGAGCCGCTGGTGCGCGGACACGCCGCCTGGGCGTTGGGTCATCGCTACGGCGCTGCGGCGATCGCATCGCTCGAACATGCCGCGCGAAACGATCCGGACGATACGGTGCGGTCGGAAGTTCGCAATGCTTTCGAAGCGATTGTTTAG
- a CDS encoding carbohydrate kinase family protein, whose protein sequence is MRRGVATLGLSSWDRFVVTDAYPGPGEYAIVRHQFEQSGGTTANTSAALARLGIPVTFVSAVGDDSQGAALINDLRDAGCNVEHMIVRENEPSDTGIIVISGAEQHRDRTIFWIQGAKPVMGDLLPVPEMLDHQWVMLDVDDPRLRNFFLDLPAHQSPRTKLFGTMTYLVEMGSGSGWGHVLRHDAVCGNVRELRALTGEPDLDAAFAKARADLVASACRALYISHGANGAYVVRADGITHLPAFSIEPVDTTGAGDAFAAGCLWGLLDRCSDEEIVQRGNALGALACRALGARASQPTMDEALALVDTVGAPR, encoded by the coding sequence ATGCGGCGAGGGGTAGCAACGCTCGGCCTGAGCTCATGGGATCGGTTCGTAGTCACGGATGCCTATCCCGGCCCCGGCGAGTACGCCATTGTCCGGCATCAGTTCGAGCAATCCGGCGGAACAACCGCGAACACCTCCGCCGCGCTCGCGCGGCTGGGCATTCCGGTAACATTCGTTTCGGCTGTCGGTGACGACTCGCAGGGTGCCGCTCTCATCAACGATCTGCGCGACGCAGGCTGCAATGTCGAGCACATGATCGTCCGCGAGAACGAACCGTCCGATACCGGCATCATCGTCATTTCTGGCGCGGAGCAACATCGCGACCGCACGATCTTCTGGATTCAGGGTGCCAAACCGGTCATGGGAGATCTCTTGCCGGTGCCTGAAATGCTGGATCATCAGTGGGTCATGCTCGACGTGGACGACCCGCGCCTACGCAACTTCTTTCTCGATCTTCCAGCGCACCAGAGTCCGCGCACCAAGCTGTTCGGCACGATGACCTATCTGGTTGAAATGGGCTCCGGATCTGGATGGGGGCATGTTCTGCGGCACGATGCCGTCTGCGGCAATGTTCGCGAACTGCGCGCATTGACCGGCGAGCCGGATCTGGACGCAGCCTTCGCGAAAGCACGTGCCGATCTCGTCGCCAGTGCCTGCCGGGCGCTCTATATCTCCCACGGCGCGAATGGGGCGTACGTCGTTCGGGCAGACGGTATTACACACCTGCCTGCGTTCTCGATCGAGCCAGTCGACACAACGGGAGCCGGCGACGCATTCGCGGCTGGCTGTCTATGGGGACTGCTCGATCGCTGCTCCGATGAGGAGATTGTGCAGCGTGGGAACGCGCTCGGAGCGCTCGCCTGTCGCGCACTCGGCGCTCGTGCGTCCCAGCCAACTATGGACGAGGCGCTGGCACTCGTCGACACAGTTGGCGCGCCCAGATGA
- a CDS encoding response regulator transcription factor, whose amino-acid sequence MVSQRILVVEDEVELAQALKFNLDRQGYETIVVGDGFDAVAQVERGGVDAMVLDVMLPGLDGFEVCRRVRQISNVPILMLTARADEVDRVIGLEIGADDYLTKPFGLRELLARVRALLRRSASDQSFDTQESVSGDVRVSERERRVWRGERELTLRPREYELLRFLLHHPRQALSRQQILDGAWGVDYIGDERTVDVHIRALREQIEDDPSQPTRITTVRGVGYRYDG is encoded by the coding sequence GTGGTCAGCCAACGGATTCTCGTCGTCGAGGACGAGGTTGAGCTCGCTCAGGCGCTGAAATTCAATCTCGATCGTCAAGGCTACGAGACCATTGTCGTCGGCGATGGCTTCGATGCTGTGGCGCAGGTCGAGCGCGGCGGCGTTGATGCGATGGTGCTTGATGTCATGCTTCCCGGATTGGATGGATTCGAGGTCTGCCGCCGCGTGCGGCAGATATCCAATGTCCCGATCCTGATGCTGACGGCGCGTGCCGATGAGGTCGATCGCGTTATTGGCCTCGAAATCGGTGCTGACGACTACCTGACCAAACCGTTTGGTCTGCGCGAGCTCCTTGCACGTGTCCGCGCGCTGTTGCGTCGCAGCGCCAGCGACCAGTCATTTGACACACAGGAGAGCGTGTCAGGTGATGTCCGCGTCTCCGAGCGCGAGCGGCGCGTTTGGCGCGGCGAACGGGAGCTGACGTTGCGGCCACGAGAATACGAGCTCCTGCGCTTCTTGCTGCATCATCCTCGGCAGGCATTGAGTCGACAGCAGATTCTTGACGGCGCGTGGGGCGTCGATTACATCGGTGATGAGCGCACTGTGGATGTGCATATCCGCGCATTGCGTGAGCAGATCGAGGATGATCCATCGCAACCAACCAGGATCACGACGGTGCGCGGAGTCGGATATCGCTACGACGGATGA
- a CDS encoding HAMP domain-containing histidine kinase, with product MRSLIYQFLAPVAVVAICAGLAAFTGVWIIVIVGGIAGIVLAAVFAQRALARLAQLQLITSRQFAPARSGEIVNWPEEDGDEIDEALHHAEAFMSSASERWTAESERVRHLNHVLDRMRDAVIQVDAHGVVTYGNLAASTMFGGRNPAGRSFIRVVRDHRMDAVVRRCLDTGEDEQYTFDLPGDPRIMNAIIVRIAQYPKEALVVLRDVTELNRLQTVRRDFVANVSHELRTPLSTIKILADTILDLQPEDEEVQRFVGKIDDEIDSMTMLVQDLLDISQLEKGPESLRYGAANPAAIAQSVVERMGPRAEKAGVTLSTTADASVGEIHADGRRLEHALLNLATNAIDHTPSGGAVRIDVRATDAETTFLVSDNGSGIADADLERIWERFFKTDRSRAEPGTGLGLAIVKHVALAHGGNVDVNSTLGMGSTFEITIPNSEVNASVRATA from the coding sequence ATGAGATCGCTGATCTATCAATTCCTTGCGCCAGTCGCCGTCGTAGCGATCTGTGCCGGCCTTGCGGCGTTCACCGGCGTGTGGATCATCGTCATTGTCGGAGGTATCGCTGGCATTGTCCTGGCAGCAGTGTTCGCTCAGCGGGCGCTGGCGCGCCTTGCGCAACTACAGCTGATTACATCACGACAGTTTGCTCCAGCTCGGAGCGGTGAAATCGTCAATTGGCCCGAAGAAGATGGCGACGAGATTGACGAGGCGTTGCACCACGCCGAAGCCTTCATGTCGTCAGCGAGCGAGCGCTGGACGGCCGAATCGGAACGTGTGCGTCACCTCAACCACGTGCTTGACCGCATGCGCGATGCGGTCATTCAGGTTGACGCGCACGGTGTCGTGACCTATGGGAACCTCGCGGCGTCAACGATGTTTGGCGGTCGCAATCCGGCCGGTCGGTCATTTATCCGAGTCGTTCGTGACCATCGCATGGACGCCGTGGTTCGCCGCTGTCTCGATACTGGCGAAGATGAACAGTACACCTTCGATCTGCCCGGCGACCCGCGCATCATGAACGCGATCATCGTGCGGATCGCCCAATATCCGAAAGAGGCGCTTGTCGTCCTTCGCGACGTTACTGAGCTGAATCGTCTGCAGACAGTGCGTCGGGATTTCGTCGCGAACGTGTCGCACGAGCTGCGTACGCCCCTCTCGACCATCAAGATCCTCGCCGATACGATTCTGGATTTGCAGCCGGAGGACGAGGAAGTACAGCGCTTCGTCGGCAAAATCGACGATGAGATCGACTCGATGACGATGCTGGTGCAGGACCTGCTCGATATCAGCCAGCTGGAGAAGGGTCCCGAGAGCCTGCGCTACGGTGCTGCCAACCCGGCCGCCATCGCACAGAGCGTTGTCGAGCGGATGGGGCCCCGAGCCGAAAAGGCGGGCGTGACACTCTCAACGACCGCTGATGCGTCCGTTGGCGAGATCCATGCTGATGGACGGCGGCTGGAGCACGCGCTGCTCAATCTGGCGACCAACGCAATCGATCACACGCCATCTGGAGGAGCGGTTCGTATCGACGTTCGTGCCACCGACGCCGAGACGACGTTCCTCGTGAGCGACAACGGCAGCGGCATCGCTGACGCGGATCTTGAGCGGATCTGGGAGCGCTTCTTCAAGACTGACCGCTCGCGCGCAGAACCCGGCACCGGTCTGGGCTTGGCGATCGTCAAGCATGTCGCCCTCGCCCACGGCGGGAATGTCGACGTCAACAGCACGCTCGGAATGGGATCGACCTTTGAGATCACCATTCCGAACAGCGAAGTGAATGCGTCGGTTCGAGCAACCGCCTAG
- the ispG gene encoding flavodoxin-dependent (E)-4-hydroxy-3-methylbut-2-enyl-diphosphate synthase, with translation MTVLAPRRITRPVQVGNVRIGGGAPVVVQSMATADTRDPQATLRQINELAEAGCEIVRIAVPDRKAAAALPNIVPYSPVPLIADIHFEHTLALKAIDAGIHGLRLNPGNIRKHDDVVEVVERAKERRVPIRIGVNFGSVPPMTKEFVDEMAAENATQAELRAEHMVRTALGHIKILEELDYHEIKVSLKAFEVPVMLEAYRRMAKRVPYPFHLGVTEAGTPKAGSVRSAVGIGTLLAMGIGDTIRVSLTTDPVEEVFVCYEILKSLELRQHGATMIACPTCGRVEVDLFKLANEVDEFLAEIKEPIRVAVMGCVVNGPGEARDADVGVAAGRGKGVIFRKGEIFKTVKEDEIVDALKSEIRQIIAEREAAAVS, from the coding sequence GTGACAGTGCTCGCTCCGCGCCGGATAACCCGGCCAGTACAGGTTGGCAACGTTCGCATTGGCGGCGGAGCACCCGTTGTCGTGCAGTCAATGGCAACCGCGGACACGCGCGACCCGCAGGCGACGCTCCGGCAGATCAACGAGCTGGCTGAGGCAGGCTGCGAGATCGTCCGCATCGCTGTGCCGGACCGCAAGGCTGCAGCGGCGCTGCCGAATATCGTGCCGTACTCACCTGTGCCGTTGATTGCGGATATCCACTTTGAGCACACACTGGCTCTCAAGGCGATCGACGCGGGCATCCACGGACTGCGCCTGAACCCCGGCAACATCCGCAAGCATGACGACGTCGTTGAGGTTGTCGAACGCGCCAAGGAGCGCCGTGTCCCGATTCGGATCGGTGTGAACTTCGGCTCCGTCCCGCCGATGACCAAAGAGTTTGTCGACGAGATGGCCGCCGAGAATGCCACGCAGGCCGAGCTTCGTGCAGAGCACATGGTGCGCACCGCCCTCGGACACATCAAGATCCTCGAAGAGCTCGACTATCACGAGATCAAGGTCTCGCTGAAGGCGTTCGAGGTGCCGGTCATGCTGGAGGCCTACCGCCGCATGGCGAAGCGGGTACCGTATCCATTCCATCTCGGCGTTACCGAGGCCGGGACCCCGAAGGCCGGGAGCGTCCGCTCGGCAGTTGGCATTGGCACACTCCTGGCTATGGGAATTGGCGACACGATCCGCGTCTCGCTGACGACCGATCCGGTCGAAGAGGTTTTCGTCTGCTACGAGATCCTGAAGAGCCTGGAGCTGCGCCAGCACGGCGCGACTATGATCGCCTGCCCAACCTGCGGCCGTGTCGAGGTCGATCTCTTCAAGCTCGCCAATGAAGTCGACGAGTTCCTGGCGGAGATCAAGGAGCCAATCCGCGTCGCAGTGATGGGTTGCGTCGTGAACGGCCCGGGCGAAGCGCGCGACGCCGATGTCGGCGTTGCCGCCGGTCGCGGCAAGGGCGTGATCTTCCGCAAGGGCGAGATCTTCAAGACCGTCAAGGAAGACGAGATCGTCGACGCGCTGAAGAGCGAGATCCGACAAATCATCGCTGAGCGCGAGGCTGCGGCAGTCTCCTGA
- the rseP gene encoding RIP metalloprotease RseP, translating into MTFLNALWIIPILGVLIFVHELGHFVMARRAGVRVEEFGFGLPPRIWGTKRGDTIYSINLLPIGGFVRVLGEDGKSNAVDSMQSKTAGQRARFLAAGSAMNLITAFVLLAVLIGGQGKSSDNVYVVDVANDSPAQQAGWKSGDRFLEISGETINDANDVSRLTADSAGSATTVVLDRAGETVTTTITPREDPPAGQGRTGITLSSAPVATLRVEAVPDDSTAATIGLQPGDEIIATGGQPVTDYLAYALFLRNNQGETVDLQVMRDGTPVTLTADLPSNLPLDREPLGADLTQHLVFERVGLLQLPMETVRSFGSTIQQMGSGLMSLVRGDTSLADVAGPIGMGQLTSEVISRSATPLWVTLTNLTIILSLNLAILNLLPLPALDGGRLLFVLIEVLRGGKRVSPEKEGVVHFVGLMILLTAMFLIAFVDINRIFSGASVLE; encoded by the coding sequence GTGACCTTCCTGAATGCCCTTTGGATTATTCCGATTCTCGGTGTACTGATATTTGTCCACGAACTCGGACACTTCGTCATGGCTCGCCGTGCAGGCGTACGTGTCGAAGAGTTCGGCTTTGGGCTCCCGCCTCGCATCTGGGGCACCAAACGCGGTGACACGATCTATTCGATCAACCTGCTCCCGATCGGCGGATTTGTTCGTGTGCTCGGCGAGGACGGTAAGTCCAACGCCGTCGATAGCATGCAGTCCAAGACTGCTGGTCAGCGAGCCAGGTTCCTGGCTGCAGGTTCTGCCATGAACCTCATCACTGCCTTCGTGCTTCTCGCCGTCCTGATCGGCGGCCAGGGCAAGAGCAGCGACAACGTCTACGTCGTCGATGTCGCGAACGATTCTCCGGCCCAGCAGGCTGGTTGGAAGAGCGGCGACCGCTTCCTCGAAATCTCCGGCGAAACGATCAACGACGCCAACGATGTCTCGCGGCTGACTGCCGACAGTGCCGGAAGCGCGACGACCGTCGTGCTCGACCGCGCCGGCGAGACGGTGACGACAACGATCACACCGCGCGAAGACCCGCCGGCTGGGCAGGGCCGCACAGGGATAACGCTGAGCTCCGCGCCGGTAGCCACACTACGTGTCGAAGCCGTGCCGGACGATAGCACCGCCGCGACAATCGGCTTGCAGCCCGGCGACGAAATCATCGCCACTGGCGGTCAGCCGGTAACTGATTACCTCGCCTACGCACTCTTCCTGCGCAACAACCAGGGCGAAACAGTCGACCTCCAGGTCATGCGCGACGGTACTCCCGTCACACTGACGGCGGACTTGCCCAGCAATCTCCCACTCGACCGCGAACCACTTGGTGCTGACCTCACGCAGCATCTCGTGTTTGAACGAGTCGGACTGCTGCAGCTTCCAATGGAAACAGTGCGGTCGTTCGGATCAACGATTCAGCAAATGGGATCCGGCCTGATGAGCCTTGTTCGGGGCGACACGTCGCTGGCCGATGTGGCCGGCCCGATCGGGATGGGACAGCTCACTTCGGAAGTCATCAGCCGCAGTGCCACGCCGCTGTGGGTCACGCTGACGAACCTGACGATCATCCTGTCACTGAATCTGGCGATTCTTAACCTTTTACCGTTGCCGGCGCTCGATGGCGGGCGTCTACTATTCGTGCTGATCGAAGTGCTACGCGGTGGGAAGCGTGTGTCGCCGGAAAAGGAAGGCGTCGTTCACTTCGTTGGCCTGATGATCTTGTTGACGGCGATGTTCCTGATCGCCTTTGTCGACATCAACCGTATTTTTAGCGGCGCGTCCGTCCTTGAGTAG
- the ald gene encoding alanine dehydrogenase: MIIGIPKEIKDNENRVSTTPGGVHEYVSRGHQVVVETNAGTGSGFQDDEYAAAGAEIVDTHEEVFARAEMVAKVKEPISSEYALLRDGQILYTYLHLAAEQALTQALVDRGVVAVAYETVELPNHSLPLLTPMSEVAGRMAVHIGAYYLEKVNGGRGVLIGGVPGVRPADVVIVGGGVVGTNAAQVALGMGANVTILDVSLDRLRYLDHVLHGRITTMASTRSTLADAVANADLVIGAVLITGARAPKLVTPEMIASMTDGSVVVDVAIDQGGCISTASPTSHSDPTFVVDGVVHYCVTNMPGAVPRTSTIALSNATLPYGLRLADSGLDAIRRDPALAKGVNVYRGQVTYQAVAEAFGMPSASIESLLA, translated from the coding sequence ATGATCATTGGTATCCCGAAGGAAATCAAGGACAACGAGAACCGGGTGTCGACCACCCCCGGGGGCGTCCACGAGTACGTTTCTCGCGGCCATCAGGTTGTCGTGGAAACGAATGCCGGCACCGGCAGCGGATTCCAGGACGATGAGTATGCTGCTGCAGGCGCTGAGATCGTTGACACGCACGAAGAAGTGTTCGCGCGCGCCGAAATGGTTGCGAAGGTCAAAGAGCCAATCTCATCAGAGTACGCGCTGCTTCGCGATGGCCAAATCCTCTATACATATCTGCACCTCGCGGCTGAGCAGGCGCTCACGCAGGCACTCGTTGACCGCGGGGTCGTTGCCGTCGCCTACGAAACGGTCGAGCTGCCGAATCACTCTCTGCCACTCCTGACGCCGATGAGCGAAGTCGCGGGGCGCATGGCCGTCCACATTGGTGCGTACTACCTGGAGAAGGTGAACGGCGGACGCGGCGTGCTGATCGGCGGCGTGCCTGGCGTGCGGCCGGCGGACGTTGTCATTGTCGGCGGCGGAGTCGTCGGCACCAACGCGGCTCAGGTTGCGCTCGGTATGGGCGCGAACGTGACTATCCTGGACGTATCGCTTGATCGACTGCGCTATCTCGACCACGTGCTACACGGCCGAATCACGACGATGGCATCAACCCGTTCGACACTTGCCGATGCAGTCGCAAACGCTGACCTGGTGATCGGTGCGGTGCTGATTACTGGTGCGCGCGCGCCGAAGCTGGTGACGCCGGAGATGATCGCGTCGATGACAGACGGCTCTGTTGTCGTCGACGTCGCGATCGACCAGGGCGGCTGCATCTCGACTGCCAGCCCGACCAGCCACAGCGATCCGACGTTTGTCGTAGACGGTGTGGTTCACTACTGCGTGACGAACATGCCCGGAGCAGTGCCACGAACGAGCACGATTGCGCTCTCGAATGCGACGCTGCCGTACGGGTTGCGGCTGGCCGACTCCGGTCTGGACGCGATCCGCCGAGATCCGGCGCTGGCAAAGGGTGTAAACGTCTATCGCGGTCAGGTAACGTATCAGGCTGTTGCAGAGGCATTTGGCATGCCGTCTGCTTCTATTGAGAGTCTGCTCGCATAA